atattgttattaaatagatatttattatttcattattattataatttatattattaaattatgattattattaaaaataaattaaaataaagatatATGTATGGTGATTAAATTGTACAAGTGTAatgcatatatttatacatttgtaatatatttatttaattacttttaattaagtaaaaagagtAAAaagattttattatattaaaatattaaattatataaaataaataaaataagggcaattggatggtgatgataataggtaactgtaaaatatatgtgtgtccaattgtaatatatatatttgttaataaataagatatttattataatattattattaagttaataaagtaaaagaataaaagaaatgaaataaataaagaaaacaaaagaaagaaagaacagCAGAAGCATTTCGAAACAGAGGAAagaaaagaacaaaagaaaataaaaggagaaATTAAGATTTGGGAGCTTTaactttaattggtaagtcaattaactcctttttacttaaatttgatattttagaagttttagaacaaagttttgttgaaattaagttgaggttttgaaagtttttaggtttttgaacatagttcatgttgaacaaaataataatttaggggtttaattgaatgaattttaagttagaattgattaaaggattaaattgtaaaataggctctaagttttgtgttgtagggattaaattgaaagaagtttaAATTAGAGTTTTATTATGAACATCAGATAGTTAAGTAGAATATGGAAGGAATTTGAATAAGAATGAAGTATAAATTGAGTTAGTAAAGTGAATGAATTAGTAAGGACCTAACTGAaagtaaggtagaaattgaataaaaattaaattaatcaatataAATTAGTGTTGTATTAAtcgtataaattatttttatttttattttcatagcTAACAAAGAACCCGAGACatcgacaaagaaaggaaaagagaaggttgacgaagagtaatccgaaaattacggtttgtatttttataaactgaacttaacatttaaattgttgtttttattatttgatGTGTATGCAAAGATATTAAGGTAAGTATTAgtgttttgatattgaattgaatgtatgtgaatttgtgattattgtgaaatggatattaaaataattaattactgtgaattgagaaatgaattgaataccctattaactgtatcgggctgagtcggatataattggcataccataggattggaagtgttcaggatacttcgaccttgagtcaatgaggcactataagtgttgtactgttacttcgacttcgagtcgatgaggcaccttatgtgtcgtactgttactgttacttcgGTTTAATCCGATAAGGTACTAAGTACTCTACTACTACTGTTTACTTCGGCAAAGCGGATGAGGTACTAAGTGTCGTACTAGTGTATTGGTTGGATTCGGGTATCCGTCTAAGTCCGAGCTATGTTAATAGAGGTAAACTATTGCAGTAAATAACTGAATGACTGTATTATTGGACTGAATAACTGATTGTTATTGATTGTTTGATCTTGAATAACGATTATTATTGaataacaataaacaaataattgTTATTGAAAAATAATGATTGATCTTGAGTTTGAAATAAAATAGAGCCTTTGGATTGAAAGGtgaatatttgaatagttattgaATTTGAGTAgtgttatatatgtattttataattatttaagtgttggtttatagaaataccatagagtgcatactcagcgtacggtttgttttcgtgcgcaggttaggtacaaaAGTGATTAACGACTTAGCATCCAAGCCGATCCTGAACTCAAATACGTGGTAATGTATTTTctcttttgaaaatggcatgtacctaggttgtaatttgttgttattttgatacataaatattaatgataaatGATGGTAATGGTTGTTCCATACAATTACATGTCTTAAACATAGTCTATGTCATAGCTTTGGGCAATTTTGttgaataataatttaaatgaatcaattagacattttatgttagattgttataaacataaaaatgttAGAACTTTCTATTATTAGTTTCTTATAATTAAAGATGTATAAATTCATGAATTGATTTGTTTTGATTGGTCTCGATTTGAATTTGCAgggaatgttagatatttataaaggggttatattgagttcgcaaaaaaaaaaaaattggagtaCCCGAACAAGTCCCGATTCGATTCTAACGTGTgatttggacctcgagggtccattatagggactttataattaaatcaaaatatgtatgtcatttattttgaattaaattgaaaattgttcgataggtccggtaatgctccgtaaccctgtttcggcaacggtttggggttaggaggTGTTACTGATCAAATTTTGAGGGGTTGGTCAATGATTCATGTGGAGGAAAAATTAATGGTGGACCAATCATGAAGGCTAATAGAAAAGAGCTCCACTCTACCTTTGAGAAAGACCAGTCCAAGGAGGTGGACTTAGGAGAAAGTAAGGGAAGTGTGCCTTGGATCTCACTTGATTTCAATCCGGTTAATATTAATGCTACTACCTTACCAAAATCGAATCACACAACTGTGATCATTGAGGATGACAACATCTTAGTGGGTCATGCCTATCAAGTGAGCCACTCTATTGCTTCTTCTTCAACATGCATGCAATGAGGAGGGTTGATACGTTTATGCATGAGATAACCAATCGTGGGTTTAAAGTGTGGAATGTCCTGATAATGTTTCGTGATAATCCATTGTTGTTGTGTGTTACTAGAAACAGACTATTTGGAAGCGTTGCATCATGTCTAGGATACTCTAATGATACAACAACTGAATTCATGTCATGCCATTCGAGAGATGTTGCGTCGAGATTGAGATATTAGTATTAGGCATGTGCATCGAGAATGTGATAAGATGTTTACTTGGCAAAGGCTGCAAAAAGAATGGTTATTGACTTTTACTCTTGATCCCAACCTCTTGATTTTGCTTTGAATGTGCTGCATGAGGGGATTTATCTTTTCCTAGATTGATTGTTATATAATAGCTTTTACCTTACTTAACataaaaaagaaaacaatttaaTACTTGATTGTAGTGGTAAGATACATTTCACTTTTCAAGGGGAGACACATAATCGAATATTGAAGATAACATTATTGAAAAGGATAACCACGAACTTCGAACATGAACCATAAAACGGACATAAAAGATACCAAAAGTATTATAAAACATTACATGAGCTTAGCCTTAAACTCGaaatttactaattgttttcccTAACACGGGATTAAAATTAGACATTCAATCGGTTCAATAGATGGATTAAATACAAATGCATAAGTAATATctttggaagttaattttcaTGATACAATTACAAACTGAGACAAAAGAAGAAAATGCTTACATTTTCTCTCAAAATTAATGaccaaatatatttattaaataaaaaaaaattgtcaaaGAATAAGGGGTTGAGCTTGATCACATGAAAATCCCTTGACAAACTTCGGCTGAGCTGCAATAAGACTTTCACTCAGCAAATATTCCTTCTTTTTATGTAGTTCTTGCCAATACATCCCTAATGAGTTGCTTTGGTGCTGCAAcagataaattgaaaaaaaaaaaaaatcattagaAGAGGCAAATGGTATGTAGGATAGTGAATTCATGAATCCGATCAATCAGCTGATTCATCTTACCAGACAAACCAGTGATCATCTTGAGTTGTGATTAATGGAAAAATATTGTTAGAAGAACAAAGGATATGCATAGATTAGTACTAAAAAACAATAGGGATAGAGAATTCTCGAATCCGATCAATCATAGGGCATTGGGGGTATATATCAGATAATTCTCGAATCGGGTCAATATAGGGCATTGTCTTACCAGGCAAACCGGTGAACATCTCAAATTGTATAAATGCTTGGTTGATAAACATCTCTGTTCCAAACACAATAGTAGCACCAGATTGCTTTGCTTCTCTTAGGAGTCTGGTTAACTTTGGTGTGTAAACAGAATCGAACACCAATGAGTAGTGTTTCAAAGCTTCCTGCCATGGAAAAAAGTGACTTTGTCAAACTTGGCTATTTTTACCATAGATGTCGGAAAAtatgcttttatggatctgaatTCCGAAGAGTCTGAACCGCGAAAGACTAAAATGGCTTTGATGCAAGTTATATCCTCTGACTACATGGAAAAACTTAGACTGTGTCCGATACTTGCACCAAAGTCTGAGTATCATAGGCAAATAATACCTCATATTAATTGAATATGGTATTGTTGATTCAGTGCATTTCAGTTTCAGCCTAATCTATACATTGGAGGACATTATTACTACGTAATGGATATGCTTCAATCCCGGTGAACCAGTTTATCCATTTGTGAGGCATTTGTAAGAACTGTGTTTgggaacaaaaattaaagaggcaAACCTTGGACACTGGTGTCTCCTCAATTCTTGGTTCCATTCCAACAGGTGTCGTGTTAACGAGGATCATCCCTTCTTCAGGACAGAAATCATTTAACTCAGCAAGAGTAAGTGCTTGTCCTCGGACTTTGCTAGCGAGTTCTTTAGCTTTGTCTGGAATTCAGAAGAAAACACGATCATCCTTAGTAGTCAATGAGAAACAAATCACTAATGCCACTGAATTAAAAATGACAAAACCGGATTGAGATACACATATGACACTTACACCCGAATCTGAGAATATGTCATAGAACATAATGATATATCAGTGTTGAAGATTCTTACCATATAAAAAAGCCATCATatcatgaaatgaatgatataccTATTTTGAGACCCTTACCATATGTGCGATTCGCAACAACAATTCGAGCTCCTTTTTTATATGCTCCATAAGCCAGCGCTTTTCCAGCACCACCGGCTCCAATTACGACAAATGTTTTACCAGCAAATGGAGAACCGGATGCAAGGGTTGCACCATTTGATACTGCAAAGAAGGGGGAAAAGAAGTGCGGGTTAAATCATTGTGTTCGGAAAGGATGGAAGAAACCGAATATTGTAAATGCATTAACCTCTTAGTTCCTCTTCAATAGCTGCAATGCCACCAAGGTAGTCGATGTTATAACCAATCAGTTTTCCTTCAGTTGATCTTTTGATCATACAACTAATCGCTCCTATTGCCTGTAAGGAATTtgatgaataaaaaaaaaatagtcaAATGTACTATTCTGACACAATATGCAACACCTTGCTCAACATGTTAAGATGAAACTTGATGACACGAGGAACATAATACGTAACAACCTGAATCCAAACAAGGACAAAGTACCTTGGCAATGGGATCAACCTCATCACAGCATTTAAGTCCAGCCTCCTTGTGAGGAATGGTATAACTGCATTTCGGAAGGAAAAactattttttaagaaaaaaatgatACTATACTTACAGTAGACGCTTAAGCAGATTTTTCTTTACCTGTATCCAGCAAAATCGGGGGCTGAATAAGTGGTGATAAAAGTTGAGACATCGTCAACCAATAGAGGTAGATATATTCCATTAAAACTAGAGGATTTAAATGATGCATTGTAGAGGTGAGGACTTTTGCTGTGACTGATAGGATTTCCGATAATACCATAGACTTTGGTATCAGGTCCTATAAGCCTCATATTGTATAAATCTAATAATTCCTTCACAGTTGGTTGCCC
Above is a genomic segment from Gossypium arboreum isolate Shixiya-1 chromosome 8, ASM2569848v2, whole genome shotgun sequence containing:
- the LOC108468109 gene encoding bifunctional 3-dehydroquinate dehydratase/shikimate dehydrogenase, chloroplastic-like yields the protein MALESFQLPITDFQIGNETRRNSMLICVPIMAESVDQMLVQMQKAKDFGGDLVELRVDFLKNFVPRQDLAILIKQAPLPTLVTYRPRWEGGQYDGDESKRREALRLAMELGADYIDIELKVAHDFFNSLPGERPEKVRIIVSSHNYERTPSVEELSDLVARIQATGADIVKIATTAVDIIDNARIFQVLVHSQVPMIGLVMGERGLMSRILAAKFGGFLTFGSLEAGLASAPGQPTVKELLDLYNMRLIGPDTKVYGIIGNPISHSKSPHLYNASFKSSSFNGIYLPLLVDDVSTFITTYSAPDFAGYSYTIPHKEAGLKCCDEVDPIAKAIGAISCMIKRSTEGKLIGYNIDYLGGIAAIEEELRVSNGATLASGSPFAGKTFVVIGAGGAGKALAYGAYKKGARIVVANRTYDKAKELASKVRGQALTLAELNDFCPEEGMILVNTTPVGMEPRIEETPVSKEALKHYSLVFDSVYTPKLTRLLREAKQSGATIVFGTEMFINQAFIQFEMFTGLPAPKQLIRDVLARTT